In one Alnus glutinosa chromosome 14, dhAlnGlut1.1, whole genome shotgun sequence genomic region, the following are encoded:
- the LOC133857993 gene encoding heavy metal-associated isoprenylated plant protein 23-like codes for MGVGGTLEYLSDLMSSSSHKHKKKKQLQTVELKVGMDCDGCELKFKKALSSLSGVKSVDISRKQQKVTVTGNVEASKVLKKAKSTGKRAEFWPYVPYNLVAQPYTAQAYDKKAPPGYVRNVENTATTATVIRYEDPYMITMFSDDNPNACSIM; via the exons ATGGGAGTTGGAGGTACTTTGGAGTATTTATCTGACTTGATGAGCAGTAGTAGCCATaaacacaaaaagaagaagcaattaCAGACTGTGGAGCTGAAGGTAGGGATGGACTGTGATGGCTGTGAGCTTAAGTTCAAGAAAGCCCTGTCTTCATTAAGTG GAGTTAAATCAGTGGACATAAGCAGGAAACAGCAGAAGGTGACTGTAACCGGAAATGTTGAAGCAAGCAAGGTGCTGAAGAAGGCTAAGTCAACAGGGAAAAGGGCAGAGTTTTGGCCATATGTTCCTTACAATCTAGTGGCACAGCCTTACACTGCTCAAGCTTATGACAAGAAGGCACCTCCTGGTTATGTCAGGAATGTAGAGAACACTGCCACCACTGCCACTGTGATTAGATATGAGGACCCATACAtgatcaccatgttcagtgATGACAACCCCAACGCATGTTCTATTATGTAG